The genomic window TAATGATTTAAAATATGATAAAGATTGTACAAAGTTTTTCGTTTTTTATACCCTTCATCTAAGGGGAAAACCTCATTATATCCCCGATAAAATGGAGCTGGAAACCCCCCAAATAGTTCAGTCATGGCGATATCAACCTCTCGATCGCCGTAATAGGTAGCAGGATCTAATATAACCGGTTCTCCTGCTTCTGTTACTGCTGCATTTCCTGACCATAAATCACCGTGGACTAAAGAAGGTTGAGGATGAATTGTTGATAAAATATCTCTTACTTTTTCTACAATTTGACTATAGTTACCGAAATTTCCTCCCTTTCTTGATGCTAATTTTAACTGAAACCCAATACGATGATCTGCAAAAAAGTCAGACCACTTTTCTGTCCAATTATTGACTTGTGGTGTTGAACCAATCGTATTATTTTGACTCCAGCCAAACTTACTTTGTCCTTGGTATTGGTGCATGTTTGCAAGATTTCTTCCCATTAAGTCCCAAGAATCTTTAGAAGAACGACCAAATTCTAGCCATTCTAAAACAATGTAACTAGAGCGTTCTGTCATTCCCCAACAGATGGGTTTAGGCACTCGAATGGTTTGAGTTTCTGCCATTTCTTTTAGTCCCAATGCTTCGGCCGTAAACATTTCTACTTGAGACGCATGGTTGATTTTTACGAAGTATTTAGTATCTTCTCCAATCAGACAATAACCTTGATTAATACAGCCTCCACTCACTGATTTTTGACTTTCAATGGTGAAAGATTTTCCTGTTGCTTGACTGATATGTTCAGAAATTTGTGTCCACATTATCTTTATTCTTAATTATTAACAAGTTTACAGTTTAGAATCAAAGAAAAATAATTGCCAATCAATCAATCAATTACAATTTTTCACTATTGTTACTCCGTAAGCATTCAGATTAAGATACTTTTGTGCTGCTTTTTGAATATCATTTAAGGTTAAAGATTGGATGATTTGAGGATAAGATAAAGCCATGTTTATATCCTGCATTTGAGAATAATAATATCCGTAAAGATTAGTGCGATCGCTTGGCCGTTCATTATTAAAAATAAAGCGATTAATCGCTTGTCTTTTGATACGATTTAACTCTTCTTCTTTGATAGATTCTTTTTGAATTTTATGCAAATGTTGAATAATTATTTTTTCGACCTCTGTAATATTATCTTTTGATAATTTAGCAGCTACATAAAACATTCCTTGAACTTTTTGAGTCATATTACTAACACTAATTTGAGACACCAATCCCTTATCTTCTCGTAAATCTTGAAATAAACGAGAGGTTTTTCCTTTCCCTAAAATAGAGGCTAAAACATCCAACGCATAAGTCTCATTTAACTCCAAAAACCCCGGTACTTTCCACATCATAATTAACCGTGCTTGTTGCAGTTGATCATCTTCATATTCTTGGCGTATAATGTCTTGAAATGGTAACTCAGGAACAGTAGGGAATTTTAAAGCCTTAAAAGTATCCGAAATCGTTTGTTTAGCGTAATAAGTCTGCTCAAAACTATTAGCAACAGTCTCAACTAATTCTTCAACAGGAAGATTTCCTACTGCTACTGCTGTAACTGACGTGGGATGATAACAACTACCATGAAACTCACGCATTTGTTGAGAAGTTAACCCTTCAATAACTGATGCTGGACCCAAGACGGGACGACGATAAGGTAAGCTTTCAAAACAAGTCTCCATCGCTCGATAAAAGGTACGACGGTTAGGATTATCATGAGAACGTCTAATTTCTTCTAAAACAACTAATTTTTCTCGTTCAAATGCCCCATTCTCAATCATAGGATTGAAGACAACATCTAACTGTAACGGCACTAGCTCCGCAAAATCTGGAGGTGCGCTGGTAACATAAAAATGGGTGTATTCTTGAGAAGTAGCTGCATTAGTAACCGCACCTTTTTGTTCAATCCGTTGCTCAAATTCTCCACTTTTCAACTTAGGTGTCCCTTTAAAGACCATATGTTCGAGAAAATGAGCCATTCCGTTGATATCATTGGACTCTAAAGCTGACCCTACCCTAAGCCATACATTAAGGTTAACCGCTTCAACAGGCATTTGCTCAGCAATAATTGTTAATCCATTGTCTAGATTAACAATAGTGGGTGCATGGGTAGCTGATGAATCAAGGACGGAAGAAAGCATATAATAATCTTAATTAAGTCTGCTAATTCCATCTTACATGGCAAGTTGGCCATGACAACCAACTTCAATCCCTACTAAATTTTCGTTTTATAATTGAAATGGTTTAACAATCAAAAAATTAAGAACTTATCATGAATAAAATTGTTAATAACACCTTACGCTTTATTAACCTTTGGGCAAAAATGGAAATAATAGCAGCTTTGGTCTTAACTGTGATCATTTTAGGATATGCTGTTTTTCCTAAAAGCAGTCAAACTAGAACCCAGTCTCCTAATGAGGTTCCTTCAACCATACAGCGATAACCGCTTTGGCTGACAACTCCCTTCAAAAAAAATCAGCTTGACCCTTGCTTTTTATACTTAATATCATATACAATGTTTGATTGTGGCCAAAAGCTAGTTAATAGACCTTGGCTCAATATAACGGAAGCAAGCCGCTTCAAGATACTGAAGAGACTAAGCTTTAAGTCTTGGAGAGTCACGGCCAAACCAACTTAACCCGTTGTCAAAAACAGGTTAAATCTATCGTTAACTGCCTATACTGAAATCGCCTAATGTGCAATTAGTGCGTATTCATAAAAACAAGCGAGGAAACACTATCTCGCACTTTTAGGGTGAGGAATCTCCCTAAAGAATGTTGTCTAGCCTATAGAGGAAAAAACCGTGGCTGTTGGTCTTCTTGGAACCAAACTCGGTATGACCCAAATCTTCGAGGAGGAATCAGGCCTTGCCATTCCTGTCACCGTTGTGCAAGCGGGTCCATGTACCATTACACAAATTAAAACCGCCGAAACCGATGGTTATAGTGCCATCCAAATCGGATATTTAGAAGTTAAAGAAAAAGCTCTAACCAAGCCAGAGTTAGGCCATTTAAAAAAAGTAGAAGCCTCACCCCTGCGTCATCTCAAAGAATATCGGGTTGATGATACGG from Crocosphaera subtropica ATCC 51142 includes these protein-coding regions:
- a CDS encoding fructosamine kinase family protein, encoding MWTQISEHISQATGKSFTIESQKSVSGGCINQGYCLIGEDTKYFVKINHASQVEMFTAEALGLKEMAETQTIRVPKPICWGMTERSSYIVLEWLEFGRSSKDSWDLMGRNLANMHQYQGQSKFGWSQNNTIGSTPQVNNWTEKWSDFFADHRIGFQLKLASRKGGNFGNYSQIVEKVRDILSTIHPQPSLVHGDLWSGNAAVTEAGEPVILDPATYYGDREVDIAMTELFGGFPAPFYRGYNEVFPLDEGYKKRKTLYNLYHILNHYNLFGGGYGSQANYMIQEVLKS
- a CDS encoding M16 family metallopeptidase; this translates as MLSSVLDSSATHAPTIVNLDNGLTIIAEQMPVEAVNLNVWLRVGSALESNDINGMAHFLEHMVFKGTPKLKSGEFEQRIEQKGAVTNAATSQEYTHFYVTSAPPDFAELVPLQLDVVFNPMIENGAFEREKLVVLEEIRRSHDNPNRRTFYRAMETCFESLPYRRPVLGPASVIEGLTSQQMREFHGSCYHPTSVTAVAVGNLPVEELVETVANSFEQTYYAKQTISDTFKALKFPTVPELPFQDIIRQEYEDDQLQQARLIMMWKVPGFLELNETYALDVLASILGKGKTSRLFQDLREDKGLVSQISVSNMTQKVQGMFYVAAKLSKDNITEVEKIIIQHLHKIQKESIKEEELNRIKRQAINRFIFNNERPSDRTNLYGYYYSQMQDINMALSYPQIIQSLTLNDIQKAAQKYLNLNAYGVTIVKNCN